In the Candidatus Microthrix subdominans genome, AGGATGACGACCCGTTCGCGCAGCTGCGGCTCCGCAGCCGAGGCCACCCACAGGGCCAGGGCCGCCCGGAACAACTCACCGGTGTGCATGTCCACCACCAGTTGCACCACGTTGCGAGTGGAGATCGGATCGTCGCCGTGATCCTCGATGTAGCGGCGGATCTCCCCGGTGCGGGCTTCGGTCATGTGTTCGACCGCAGCGATGAAGAGGTCCTCGCGGGTGGGGAAATGGCGCTGTGCCGCCCTCCTGGACACCCCGCGCCGCTCGGCCACCACCGTCACCGTGTTGCCCGACCAGCCCACCTCGGCAAGAGAGCCGACGGCGGCCTCCAACAACGCCAGGCGGGTCGCCCGGCTTCGATCCTGCTTCGGGCCCTTCAGCGAAGGTTCAGTGTAGGTCACTCAGCCCAGCGTGGTGGCCGCCGCTCCAGACGCGATGCGATGCCTTCCTGGGCATTCTCCGACGAGAACAACGCAGCGGACCTCTCGATCAGCCGCTCCGCATCGGAATCGAA is a window encoding:
- a CDS encoding TetR/AcrR family transcriptional regulator; translation: MTYTEPSLKGPKQDRSRATRLALLEAAVGSLAEVGWSGNTVTVVAERRGVSRRAAQRHFPTREDLFIAAVEHMTEARTGEIRRYIEDHGDDPISTRNVVQLVVDMHTGELFRAALALWVASAAEPQLRERVVILETRIGRQVHRATVQLLGVDEQEAGVRPLIQGILDMARGLGLANLLGDDRQRRAPIIAQWSALLDGALDRSG